The following proteins are encoded in a genomic region of Dokdonia donghaensis DSW-1:
- a CDS encoding N-acetylornithine carbamoyltransferase, with protein MKNYISINDITNLEMAIKEALYMKEYPYAFAKAGKQKTLGLLFFNSSLRTRLSTEKAAKNLGMETMTLNVNSDSWQLEFEDGTVMDGTKAEHIKEAAQVLSQYCDVLAVRAFPGLVDKSQDELEVVLSAFMQYGSVPVVNLESSTAHPLQGFTDAITIYELTESLCAVNKKPNVVLSWAPHPKALPHAVANSFVQTMQKANVNFTITNPEGYDLNPEIRGEVPVIHNQKEAFANADIIYVKNWSSYEDYGKVQSQDSNWMINAEKLKGTNQAKVMHCLPVRRNVVIADDVLDTESSAVIQQAGNRTWAAQWVLKNILDNDK; from the coding sequence ATGAAGAACTATATATCTATAAATGATATCACTAATTTAGAAATGGCGATTAAAGAAGCGCTGTATATGAAGGAGTATCCGTACGCTTTCGCGAAAGCGGGAAAACAAAAAACCTTAGGTCTTCTTTTTTTTAACTCAAGCTTACGTACAAGATTAAGCACAGAAAAGGCTGCCAAAAACCTTGGAATGGAGACGATGACACTCAATGTAAACAGTGATAGCTGGCAACTAGAGTTTGAAGATGGTACTGTGATGGATGGCACAAAAGCAGAGCACATTAAAGAGGCTGCGCAGGTGTTATCGCAATATTGTGATGTACTTGCCGTGAGAGCTTTTCCAGGGCTGGTAGATAAAAGTCAAGATGAGCTAGAGGTTGTACTTTCTGCATTTATGCAATATGGGAGTGTGCCGGTTGTAAATCTAGAAAGCAGTACGGCGCACCCGCTACAAGGCTTTACAGATGCAATCACGATTTACGAACTCACCGAAAGTCTATGTGCAGTAAATAAAAAGCCTAATGTCGTGTTGAGCTGGGCGCCACATCCTAAAGCCTTGCCGCACGCAGTTGCAAACTCATTTGTCCAGACTATGCAAAAGGCAAATGTAAATTTCACAATTACTAATCCGGAGGGTTATGATCTCAATCCAGAAATACGTGGAGAAGTACCTGTGATTCATAACCAGAAAGAAGCCTTTGCAAATGCCGATATCATTTATGTAAAAAACTGGAGCAGCTATGAAGATTATGGTAAGGTGCAATCGCAAGACAGTAACTGGATGATTAATGCCGAAAAACTTAAGGGAACCAATCAAGCCAAAGTTATGCATTGCCTACCTGTGCGTCGTAACGTTGTCATTGCAGATGATGTGCTAGACACCGAGTCAAGCGCAGTAATCCAGCAAGCTGGTAATAGAACGTGGGCTGCACAATGGGTGCTTAAAAACATACTCGACAATGATAAATAA
- the argB gene encoding acetylglutamate kinase: MINKQQLTIVKIGGDIVDYDELLTSFYTHFKAISGPAIIIHGGGNKASTLQEQLGYVPVKVDGRRVTDEATLEVVTMVYAGLLNKKLVAGLQAKGKNTLGLSGADGDAVRAHKREVKTVDYGFVGDIDSVNVSFINDLLSDGKVPVFSAITHDGNGQLLNTNADTLAAKIGVAMSSLYNVQLFYCFTKPGVLEDVNNDESIVTRIDKGLYKEMKTAGQIFEGMIPKLDTAFEALDQGVMRVHLGEVDVLSDNTIKHTTLCL; encoded by the coding sequence ATGATAAATAAACAGCAACTTACCATAGTAAAAATAGGTGGAGACATTGTAGATTATGATGAGCTACTCACCTCATTTTACACGCATTTTAAGGCAATTTCTGGTCCAGCTATTATCATACACGGTGGAGGAAATAAAGCATCTACTTTACAAGAGCAGCTCGGTTATGTTCCAGTAAAAGTAGACGGAAGAAGGGTGACAGACGAGGCGACGCTAGAGGTTGTGACAATGGTGTATGCGGGACTTCTCAATAAGAAACTTGTCGCAGGCCTGCAGGCAAAAGGTAAGAACACCTTAGGACTTTCTGGAGCAGATGGTGATGCCGTGAGAGCACATAAACGTGAAGTGAAAACGGTAGATTATGGCTTTGTAGGAGATATAGACAGCGTGAATGTGAGTTTTATAAATGACCTCCTTTCTGACGGTAAAGTACCTGTATTTTCTGCAATTACGCACGATGGTAATGGGCAATTACTCAACACCAATGCAGATACACTCGCTGCCAAAATTGGGGTAGCAATGAGCTCTCTCTATAACGTTCAGTTGTTTTATTGTTTTACAAAACCAGGTGTCCTTGAAGATGTAAATAATGATGAATCGATAGTAACGCGCATAGATAAAGGGCTTTATAAAGAGATGAAAACAGCCGGCCAAATATTTGAAGGGATGATTCCTAAACTAGATACTGCCTTTGAGGCACTAGATCAAGGCGTTATGAGAGTGCATCTGGGCGAGGTTGATGTACTGAGTGATAACACTATAAAACACACGACACTATGTCTTTAA
- the argC gene encoding N-acetyl-gamma-glutamyl-phosphate reductase: MKKIGIIGGAGYTAGELIRLLIHHPQIEIDFIYSTTNAGNAVGVVHQDLAYVDLAFTSDVNTKVDVVFLCLGHGNSGKFIEQYSFSSSTKIIDLSNEFRLKSDVTFKDRTFVYGLPEINKEEIKNAQNIANPGCFATAIQLALLPLASASLLSQDVHINAVTGATGAGVKPSATTHFGWRDNNFSHYKAFNHQHLGEIGESVVQLQEGFDSELHFIPQRGNFSRGIFATAYTNFEGTIEEAYALYEEFYKDSAFAKAVKAPLHLKQVVNTNYCFIHLEKHGNKLLITSVIDNLLKGASGQAVENMNLMFGWAQDTGLQLKASYF; encoded by the coding sequence ATGAAAAAAATAGGAATCATTGGTGGTGCAGGTTATACTGCTGGGGAGCTCATTAGACTACTTATTCATCACCCACAAATTGAGATAGATTTTATATACAGTACAACTAATGCTGGTAATGCAGTAGGCGTGGTGCATCAAGACCTTGCTTATGTAGATCTGGCTTTTACAAGTGATGTAAACACAAAGGTAGATGTAGTTTTTTTATGTCTAGGTCACGGTAACTCGGGTAAATTTATCGAGCAATATAGTTTTTCTTCAAGTACGAAGATTATTGATTTAAGCAATGAGTTTAGACTTAAAAGTGATGTCACTTTTAAGGATAGAACATTTGTATATGGCTTGCCAGAAATCAATAAAGAGGAAATTAAAAATGCGCAAAACATTGCAAACCCTGGCTGCTTTGCCACTGCTATTCAGCTGGCATTATTACCGCTGGCGAGCGCTTCTTTACTCAGCCAAGATGTGCATATTAATGCCGTTACAGGTGCTACGGGAGCGGGAGTAAAACCTAGTGCTACTACGCACTTTGGGTGGAGAGATAATAACTTCTCACACTACAAGGCTTTTAATCATCAGCATCTTGGGGAGATAGGAGAGTCTGTGGTGCAGTTGCAAGAAGGTTTCGATAGCGAACTTCATTTTATCCCGCAGCGTGGTAATTTTTCTAGAGGGATTTTTGCTACTGCCTATACAAATTTTGAAGGTACGATTGAAGAAGCATATGCGCTTTATGAGGAGTTTTATAAGGATTCCGCTTTCGCGAAAGCGGTAAAAGCACCTTTACACCTCAAACAAGTGGTAAATACAAACTACTGTTTCATACACTTAGAAAAACACGGCAATAAATTATTGATTACCAGTGTGATTGATAATCTATTAAAAGGAGCAAGTGGTCAAGCTGTAGAAAATATGAATCTAATGTTTGGGTGGGCTCAAGATACTGGGCTCCAACTCAAGGCAAGTTATTTCTAA
- a CDS encoding M20 family metallo-hydrolase: MSLNIQIDSAVALLQSLIETQSFSSEEDGTALLIVNWLEEKGITLSRKRNNIYAFNKHYDASKPLLLLNSHHDTVKPNKGYTRDPYNAEIKDGKLYGLGSNDAGASLVGLLTAFVHFYEREDLSHNIVIVASAEEESSGPNGLNSMLAHLPEIDVAIVGEPTLMNLAIAEKGLVVFDAVVKGTAGHAAHIKENMAIYNVIETLQWFENITFDKVSETLGATKVTVTQINAGSQHNVVPSQVELVIDVRVNEHYSNQEIADYMVANVPCNSIQPRSLRLNSSRIPKEHKLVQAGITLGRETYGSPTLSDQSCLSCPSLKLGIGDSTRSHMADEFVYIHEIEEGIALYIELLEKFLTA; encoded by the coding sequence ATGTCTTTAAATATCCAAATAGATAGTGCCGTAGCATTGCTGCAATCACTCATTGAGACACAAAGTTTTTCTAGCGAAGAAGATGGCACAGCTTTACTTATAGTAAACTGGTTAGAGGAGAAGGGGATTACGCTTTCGCGAAAGCGTAACAACATCTACGCATTTAATAAACATTATGACGCATCAAAACCGTTATTGCTTCTCAACTCTCACCACGATACGGTTAAGCCAAATAAAGGATACACAAGAGATCCTTATAATGCCGAAATTAAGGACGGTAAATTATACGGTCTAGGAAGTAACGATGCAGGTGCAAGTCTTGTAGGATTGCTTACTGCGTTTGTACATTTTTATGAGCGTGAGGATTTGTCTCATAATATTGTAATTGTAGCTTCTGCCGAAGAAGAGTCAAGTGGTCCAAATGGTCTTAATAGTATGCTTGCGCATCTGCCTGAGATAGATGTTGCCATTGTAGGCGAGCCTACACTTATGAACCTCGCCATTGCCGAAAAAGGTTTGGTGGTTTTTGACGCCGTAGTAAAAGGAACGGCAGGTCACGCAGCTCACATAAAGGAGAATATGGCTATTTATAATGTAATAGAAACCTTGCAGTGGTTTGAGAATATAACTTTTGATAAAGTGTCTGAGACGCTGGGTGCCACTAAGGTTACAGTAACACAAATTAATGCGGGTAGTCAACATAATGTAGTGCCCAGCCAGGTAGAGCTCGTCATAGATGTGAGAGTTAATGAACATTACAGCAACCAAGAAATCGCCGATTATATGGTAGCAAATGTGCCGTGTAACTCGATACAGCCTAGGTCATTGCGACTTAATAGTTCGCGTATCCCAAAAGAGCACAAGCTCGTACAAGCAGGAATAACGCTAGGCAGAGAAACCTATGGTTCACCTACCTTGTCTGATCAATCCTGCTTGAGTTGTCCCTCTTTAAAGCTAGGTATAGGCGACAGTACTCGCTCTCATATGGCAGATGAGTTTGTCTATATACACGAGATAGAGGAGGGCATAGCACTATATATCGAGCTCTTAGAAAAATTTTTAACAGCATAA
- a CDS encoding outer membrane lipoprotein-sorting protein has product MILALGIAILACVSCQETKTKTTTTSNEVAINPDLAVKPDSWIDKRVGEAQARLNKTDAGKIVWQAMEAHGGLDTYFKNGPLSFHFDYKPEDGSTRRNTYQTIDTWSNKARHQHVGDRSQEFGWTGEKAWKKVKDSTAFPFDMRFWALTPYYFLTQPFILDGEGVNLEKLADKTHNNTTYDAIKVTFEAGTGDAPDDYYVLYFGKDNHKLAVIRYIVSYPKYFADGGHLPEKLMTVEGTTTVDGIEFATGYKTHWLTEDEKAGEHITTIDVSDIRFKKDVENSYFDIPENAVLIE; this is encoded by the coding sequence ATGATTCTCGCATTAGGTATTGCAATACTTGCCTGTGTGTCTTGCCAAGAAACAAAAACTAAAACCACGACAACATCTAACGAGGTAGCTATAAACCCAGATCTTGCTGTAAAGCCAGACTCGTGGATTGATAAACGTGTAGGTGAAGCACAAGCTAGACTTAATAAAACAGATGCCGGAAAAATAGTATGGCAAGCGATGGAAGCACACGGCGGACTGGATACTTATTTTAAAAATGGACCGCTTTCTTTTCATTTTGACTATAAACCTGAAGATGGGAGCACACGTCGTAACACTTATCAAACCATTGACACTTGGAGCAATAAGGCACGTCATCAACACGTAGGGGATCGCTCTCAAGAGTTTGGGTGGACAGGTGAGAAAGCTTGGAAAAAAGTTAAGGACTCTACCGCTTTTCCTTTTGATATGCGCTTCTGGGCACTTACCCCTTACTACTTTCTAACACAACCGTTTATCCTAGATGGTGAAGGTGTTAATCTTGAAAAACTTGCAGATAAAACTCATAACAACACCACTTATGACGCTATTAAAGTAACTTTTGAAGCAGGAACGGGAGATGCTCCAGATGATTACTATGTACTCTATTTTGGGAAAGATAATCACAAACTAGCGGTAATACGCTACATTGTTTCTTACCCTAAATACTTTGCAGATGGTGGTCACTTACCAGAAAAGTTAATGACTGTAGAGGGAACAACTACGGTAGACGGTATAGAGTTTGCCACAGGATATAAAACCCACTGGCTCACCGAAGACGAAAAAGCTGGCGAGCATATCACAACTATTGATGTCTCTGATATTAGATTTAAAAAAGATGTCGAAAACAGCTATTTTGATATTCCTGAAAATGCAGTTTTGATAGAATAG
- the proC gene encoding pyrroline-5-carboxylate reductase, with protein sequence MKIAIIGTGNLGLAIAKGLITNNAVTSLYLTKRDISSIEKWDAYKEVTTTSDNREAVVKSDILIFAVQPGHFAGILEEIKELLTEKHIIISTITGFKVPQIAEIVGDDQFIIRAMPNTAIAVGQSMTCLCSNTAGEKRIAIAEAIFNKLGTSLIIPGGQMQAATVICASGIAFWMRLIRATTQGAIQLGFDAKEAQELAMQTCLGAATLVIKSGNHPEAEIDKVTTPKGCTIEGLNEMEHSGLSSSLIKGIVASYQKINSIS encoded by the coding sequence ATGAAAATAGCAATCATAGGAACGGGGAATTTAGGTCTTGCCATCGCAAAAGGACTCATCACAAATAATGCAGTAACTAGCTTATATCTTACTAAAAGAGATATTTCTAGTATCGAAAAATGGGATGCGTACAAGGAAGTAACAACTACGAGTGATAATCGTGAGGCTGTTGTAAAAAGTGACATTCTCATTTTTGCAGTACAACCAGGTCATTTTGCAGGTATACTTGAAGAGATTAAAGAATTACTTACAGAGAAACACATTATTATTTCTACGATAACTGGTTTTAAAGTGCCGCAAATCGCTGAAATTGTAGGAGACGATCAATTTATTATACGTGCAATGCCTAACACTGCTATTGCCGTAGGTCAAAGTATGACCTGTTTATGTAGCAACACGGCAGGGGAAAAGCGTATTGCCATAGCCGAAGCCATTTTTAATAAACTAGGCACAAGTCTTATTATCCCAGGAGGACAGATGCAAGCTGCTACGGTAATCTGTGCGAGTGGTATTGCTTTCTGGATGCGATTGATAAGAGCAACTACGCAGGGAGCTATACAGTTAGGTTTTGACGCAAAAGAAGCGCAAGAACTTGCTATGCAAACCTGTCTAGGAGCTGCCACTTTGGTTATTAAATCTGGTAATCACCCAGAAGCCGAAATTGATAAAGTGACTACGCCAAAAGGCTGCACCATAGAAGGTCTCAATGAGATGGAACATTCAGGTTTAAGCTCTTCTCTCATAAAAGGAATTGTGGCTAGTTATCAAAAAATTAATAGCATCTCATAG
- a CDS encoding aspartate aminotransferase family protein, with translation MKLFDVYPLYDVTPVKVEGCYVYDQSGQEYLDLYGGHAVISIGHGHPHYIEKLKTQMDAIGFYSNAVQNPLQVEVAQKLGALSGCDDYDLFFCNSGAEANENGLKLASFDTGKSRVVAFKNSFHGRTSAAVAATDNPSIVAPINAQHQVSILDLGNTEQLEETLQKGDCCAVILEFIQGVGGLDQSTEVFYQDVAVLCKKYDVKLIADEVQSGFGRSGEFFAFQKYNITPDIITIAKGMGNGFPVGGVLVHHSIEARYGMLGTTFGGNHLACAATLAVLEVIEKEQLMAHAKEIETYFREKALPFGNRVTVKGRGLMLGLDLGYDVGALRKKLIYEYHIFTGGAKNKHVLRILPPLTIQKPQIDLLFEALHKEL, from the coding sequence ATGAAATTATTTGATGTATATCCACTTTATGATGTTACTCCTGTTAAGGTAGAGGGATGCTATGTGTATGATCAAAGTGGTCAAGAGTATCTTGATTTATATGGTGGTCACGCAGTGATCTCTATAGGTCACGGGCATCCTCATTATATAGAGAAATTAAAAACGCAGATGGATGCCATTGGCTTTTATTCTAACGCAGTTCAAAATCCGCTGCAGGTGGAGGTTGCTCAGAAGTTAGGAGCGCTTTCTGGTTGTGATGATTATGATTTGTTTTTCTGTAATTCAGGAGCAGAGGCAAATGAGAACGGATTAAAACTAGCGTCATTTGACACAGGTAAAAGTCGCGTGGTAGCGTTTAAAAACAGCTTTCACGGGAGAACATCTGCCGCCGTAGCAGCTACCGATAATCCTAGCATCGTTGCGCCTATAAATGCACAACACCAAGTGTCAATACTCGACCTAGGTAATACGGAGCAACTAGAGGAAACTTTACAAAAAGGAGATTGCTGCGCTGTGATTTTAGAATTTATACAAGGTGTAGGAGGTTTAGATCAATCTACAGAGGTGTTTTATCAAGATGTTGCCGTGCTTTGTAAAAAGTATGATGTAAAACTCATTGCAGACGAGGTGCAGTCTGGTTTTGGTAGATCTGGAGAGTTTTTTGCTTTTCAGAAATATAATATCACTCCAGATATTATCACCATCGCAAAAGGAATGGGTAACGGTTTCCCCGTGGGCGGTGTGCTAGTGCATCACTCTATTGAGGCGCGTTATGGGATGCTGGGAACGACCTTTGGCGGTAATCATCTTGCTTGCGCTGCTACACTTGCAGTTCTCGAAGTGATTGAGAAGGAGCAGTTAATGGCACACGCAAAGGAAATAGAAACCTACTTTAGGGAGAAAGCACTTCCATTTGGCAATCGGGTGACTGTAAAAGGTCGCGGTCTAATGCTAGGGCTAGACTTAGGCTACGATGTAGGAGCATTGCGCAAAAAGCTCATCTACGAGTATCACATTTTTACGGGAGGAGCAAAAAACAAACACGTGCTCAGAATACTTCCACCACTTACGATTCAAAAACCACAGATAGATTTACTATTTGAAGCATTACACAAAGAGTTATGA
- the leuD gene encoding 3-isopropylmalate dehydratase small subunit gives MEKFTKLISTAVPLPIENIDTDQIIPARFLKATDKKGFGDNVFRDWRFTKDGTLDADFPINKPQYAGAKILVAGDNFGCGSSREHAAWAIVGYGFKVVISSFFADIFKGNALNNGLLPIQVTPEYLKELLAGIEANPELPITIDLENQVVEMAGVYAEQGRSTKAEFDIDPYKKVCMINGYDDIDFLLSKKAEIEAFEKERMVF, from the coding sequence ATGGAAAAATTTACAAAACTCATAAGCACAGCGGTACCACTACCTATAGAAAATATAGATACAGACCAGATTATCCCTGCGCGCTTCTTGAAAGCGACAGATAAGAAAGGATTTGGTGATAACGTCTTTAGAGACTGGCGCTTTACAAAAGATGGAACGCTGGATGCAGATTTTCCTATTAATAAACCACAATATGCAGGTGCAAAAATTCTGGTAGCTGGAGATAACTTTGGTTGTGGGTCTAGCCGTGAGCACGCTGCTTGGGCCATTGTAGGCTATGGGTTTAAAGTGGTCATTTCAAGTTTTTTTGCAGATATTTTTAAAGGTAATGCACTTAACAACGGCTTGCTTCCTATACAGGTGACGCCGGAGTATCTTAAGGAATTACTAGCAGGTATAGAAGCAAACCCTGAGCTACCTATCACTATAGACCTAGAAAATCAGGTGGTTGAGATGGCTGGAGTTTATGCTGAGCAAGGTCGAAGTACGAAAGCGGAATTTGACATAGACCCCTACAAGAAGGTATGTATGATTAATGGATATGACGACATTGATTTTTTACTAAGTAAAAAGGCCGAAATAGAAGCCTTTGAAAAAGAACGAATGGTGTTTTAA
- the leuB gene encoding 3-isopropylmalate dehydrogenase, with translation MDFNIAIIPGDGIGPEVTAQAKKALEAVADEYGHHFTYTEAMMGACAIDATGNPLPEETLDICEASDAILFGAIGDPKYDNDPTAKVRPEQGLLRLRKSLGLFCNVRPVKAYEQLIDNSPLKREIISGADMSIYRELTGGIYFGEKHLSDDGQVASDGCSYSVKEITRMAHLAFKEAQNRRKKLTLVDKANVLETSRLWRKTVTEIAKGYPDVAVDFLFVDNAAMQMILNPKQFDVILTENLFGDIISDEASVIGGSIGLLASASVGTENALFEPIHGSYPQATGKGIANPLASILSAAMLLRHLGLQDEAASIETAVEKSLELGFTTEDLKPENPLSTSKVGDFIADYILNPEDTNRNFKNIHAGQSTII, from the coding sequence ATGGATTTTAATATTGCAATCATACCTGGAGACGGGATAGGACCAGAAGTTACTGCTCAAGCAAAAAAAGCCCTAGAGGCAGTAGCAGACGAATACGGACATCACTTTACATATACAGAAGCAATGATGGGAGCTTGTGCCATAGACGCGACGGGCAACCCGCTTCCTGAGGAAACACTAGACATTTGTGAGGCATCTGATGCTATACTGTTTGGAGCCATTGGTGATCCCAAATATGACAATGACCCAACGGCAAAAGTTCGTCCAGAGCAAGGCCTTTTGAGACTTCGCAAGTCACTAGGACTCTTTTGTAATGTACGCCCTGTGAAGGCTTACGAGCAACTTATTGATAATTCACCTCTTAAAAGAGAGATCATTTCTGGAGCAGATATGTCTATCTATCGCGAACTCACAGGTGGTATCTATTTTGGTGAGAAACACCTTAGTGATGATGGTCAAGTAGCCTCAGACGGTTGCTCATATTCTGTAAAAGAAATAACAAGAATGGCACATCTAGCCTTTAAAGAGGCTCAAAACAGAAGAAAAAAATTGACGCTCGTAGATAAAGCAAACGTGCTAGAAACATCAAGGCTGTGGAGAAAAACAGTAACTGAGATAGCAAAAGGATATCCAGATGTAGCGGTAGATTTTCTCTTTGTAGACAATGCAGCGATGCAAATGATTTTAAACCCAAAGCAGTTTGATGTGATTTTGACAGAAAACTTGTTTGGTGATATTATTTCTGATGAGGCAAGTGTGATAGGAGGTTCTATAGGACTTCTAGCTTCTGCCTCTGTAGGTACAGAAAATGCACTTTTTGAGCCTATACACGGCTCTTACCCACAAGCTACTGGCAAGGGAATTGCAAATCCGCTGGCTTCGATTTTATCTGCAGCGATGTTGTTGAGACATCTCGGGCTTCAAGACGAGGCTGCTAGTATAGAAACCGCTGTAGAAAAATCATTAGAACTAGGTTTTACAACAGAAGATCTCAAACCAGAAAACCCATTAAGCACTTCAAAAGTTGGCGACTTTATTGCAGACTATATCTTAAACCCAGAAGACACAAACCGTAATTTTAAAAACATTCACGCAGGACAAAGCACGATTATTTAA
- the argH gene encoding argininosuccinate lyase, whose translation MKLWEKGIPTDQKIEAFTVGNDREIDIHIAKYDLLASKAHAAMLASVGLLTKEESEQLNKQLDLMLKQEQEGTFVIEADFEDVHSKIESDLVKALGDTGKKIHTARSRNDQVLVALNLYFKAELSQITEGVEKLFDTLLKLAETHKNTLLPGYTHLQVAMPSSFGLWFSAYAELLIDDLYLLKAAQKVVDQNPLGSAAGYGSSFTIDREMTTKQLQFADLKYNVIAAQLSRGKSERTVTQAVANIANTLSRFAMDICLYCSQNFGFIKFPDALTTGSSIMPHKKNPDVFELLRGKCNQLQAIPQEMIMITNNLPSGYHRDYQLLKENAIKSVEDLKVVLDIFEFSIAQVKVKDVNLDDEKYQYLFTVDAINDLVTAGIPFREAYKQIGEQVENGSFKAGNTKEHSHLGSIHNLGLDKIQAKFDKAVS comes from the coding sequence ATGAAACTTTGGGAAAAAGGAATACCAACAGATCAAAAAATAGAAGCATTTACGGTGGGGAATGATCGTGAGATTGATATCCATATTGCTAAGTATGATTTGCTAGCCAGCAAGGCACACGCAGCAATGCTCGCATCTGTTGGCTTACTTACAAAAGAAGAAAGCGAGCAGTTAAATAAGCAATTAGACCTTATGCTCAAGCAAGAGCAGGAAGGAACATTTGTTATAGAAGCAGATTTTGAAGATGTACACTCTAAGATAGAAAGTGATCTTGTAAAAGCATTAGGAGATACGGGGAAAAAAATACACACAGCGAGATCTCGTAATGACCAAGTTCTTGTGGCGTTAAACCTTTATTTTAAAGCAGAATTGTCTCAAATAACCGAAGGCGTAGAGAAGTTGTTTGACACACTTCTCAAACTTGCAGAGACTCATAAAAACACCTTGCTACCTGGATATACACACCTTCAAGTGGCGATGCCGTCATCATTTGGGCTTTGGTTTTCTGCTTATGCAGAGTTGCTTATAGATGATCTCTACTTACTCAAAGCAGCACAGAAGGTGGTAGATCAAAATCCGCTGGGGAGTGCAGCTGGATATGGCTCTAGTTTTACTATTGATAGAGAGATGACTACCAAGCAACTTCAATTTGCCGATTTAAAATACAATGTAATTGCAGCTCAACTCTCAAGAGGGAAGTCTGAGCGTACAGTAACTCAAGCTGTAGCAAATATTGCAAATACGTTAAGTCGTTTTGCAATGGATATATGTTTGTACTGCTCTCAAAATTTTGGGTTCATTAAATTTCCAGATGCGCTTACTACGGGTAGTAGTATAATGCCGCACAAAAAGAATCCAGATGTTTTTGAATTGCTCCGTGGCAAGTGCAATCAGTTACAAGCCATCCCACAAGAAATGATTATGATTACTAATAATTTACCAAGTGGTTATCATAGAGACTACCAGTTACTTAAAGAAAATGCTATCAAGTCTGTAGAGGATCTTAAAGTAGTGCTAGATATTTTTGAGTTTTCTATTGCTCAAGTAAAAGTGAAGGATGTTAATCTAGATGATGAGAAGTATCAATACCTCTTTACAGTAGATGCAATAAATGATCTTGTAACCGCTGGCATACCTTTTAGAGAAGCATATAAGCAAATAGGGGAGCAGGTAGAAAATGGTTCTTTTAAAGCAGGAAATACAAAGGAGCACTCACACTTAGGAAGTATACATAACCTAGGTCTAGATAAGATACAAGCCAAATTTGACAAGGCGGTATCTTAA
- a CDS encoding DUF2188 domain-containing protein gives MSSIKTFLRSLLEIVENVYENSRKASRKRTWHQHVVPYEGDWAVRREGNKRITSKHQKQSTAIRKAKSIARKRKADVIIHRAGGGIRERISYD, from the coding sequence ATGAGTAGCATTAAAACCTTTTTGCGTTCATTACTAGAAATAGTAGAAAACGTATATGAAAACTCTCGCAAGGCAAGTAGAAAACGTACTTGGCATCAGCACGTAGTGCCCTATGAAGGGGACTGGGCTGTAAGGCGCGAGGGTAACAAGCGTATCACTTCAAAGCATCAAAAGCAGAGCACTGCCATACGTAAAGCAAAGAGTATTGCACGTAAACGAAAGGCAGATGTGATTATACATCGTGCAGGTGGTGGCATACGCGAGCGTATAAGCTATGACTAG